Proteins encoded by one window of Sus scrofa isolate TJ Tabasco breed Duroc chromosome 12, Sscrofa11.1, whole genome shotgun sequence:
- the NOG gene encoding noggin precursor translates to MERCPSLGVTLYALVVVLGLRAAPAGGQHYLHIRPAPSDNLPLVDLIEHPDPIFDPKEKDLNETLLRSLLGGHYDPGFMATSPPEDRPGGGGGAAGGAEDLAELDQLLRQRPSGAMPSEIKGLEFSEGLAPGKKQRLSKKLRRKLQMWLWSQTFCPVLYAWNDLGSRFWPRYVKVGSCFSKRSCSVPEGMVCKPSKSVHLTVLRWRCQRRGGQRCGWIPIQYPIISECKCSC, encoded by the coding sequence ATGGAGCgctgccccagcctgggggtcaccCTTTATGCCCTGGTGGTGGTCCTGGGGCTGCGGGCGGCACCGGCCGGCGGCCAGCACTATCTCCACATCCGCCCGGCTCCCAGCGACAACCTGCCCCTGGTGGACCTCATCGAACACCCGGACCCTATCTTTGACCCCAAGGAGAAGGATCTGAACGAGACGCTGCTGCGCTCGCTGCTCGGGGGCCACTACGACCCGGGCTTCATGGCCACCTCGCCCCCTGAGGACCggcctggcgggggcgggggggcagccGGGGGCGCAGAGGACCTGGCGGAGCTGGACCAGCTGCTGCGGCAGCGGCCGTCGGGGGCCATGCCGAGCGAGATCAAAGGGCTGGAGTTCTCCGAGGGTTTGGCCCCGGGTAAGAAGCAGCGCCTGAGCAAGAAGCTGCGGAGgaagttacagatgtggctgtggtcgCAGACCTTCTGCCCGGTGCTGTACGCGTGGAACGACCTGGGCAGCCGCTTTTGGCCGCGCTACGTGAAGGTGGGCAGCTGCTTCAGTAAGCGCTCATGCTCGGTGCCCGAGGGCATGGTGTGCAAGCCGTCCAAGTCCGTGCACCTCACGGTGCTGCGGTGGCGCTGTCAGCGGCGCGGGGGCCAGCGCTGCGGCTGGATTCCCATCCAGTACCCCATCATTTCCGAGTGCAAGTGCTCATGCTAG